ATCTTTACAATTACGATCCTTTTACTTATTGTTGCTGCGATACTCGTCCAAAAAATACAATTTACAATGCCAGAACAAACGGATACAGACAAAGGCATGTTCACTTCTATTAAAGAAGGGATTTTGTATGTAAAAGAATCTCCATTCTTGTCAACATTCCTTATTTGTAGTGCCTTTTTAAACTTATTTTTAATCGGCCCGATGCAAGTAGGCTTTCCGCTCTTTGTCAAAAACGTTTTGCATGGCGATTCACTTCAATTTAGTTATTTAGAAGCTGCAGTTGGAGGCGGAATGGCAATAGGCGCTGTCATTGTCGGTTTTAAAAATATTAGTCGTAGACGCGGGCTATTTTGTATTATCATGATGCTACTGTCTGGTATATTCTTCTTATCCATCAACTTTAGCACGGTACTTTGGCAAGCATTATTAGCTGGAATATTTTACGGTATTACAATTGCAATGGCTATCGTTCCACTTATGGCAATGATTCAATCGACAGTAAAAGAAGAGATGATGGGACGCGTTATGAGTTTACTCATGTTATCCTCAATGGGCTTTATTCCGCTCTCCTACGCCTTCACGTCTCTTGCGCTTGGGATAGGCATTCCAATTGTAACGGTTATGAAAAGCGGCGCGATTGCGGTCATCGTCTTCGTACTATTTGTAGCAATCCGTGTTCCGGTTGTAAGGAAATTCGACTAGCTACTGAGAGTCATGTATTATACGCATGGCTCTTTTTTAAATGGATTGAATAAAGGTATCCCCTTACTCCGTCTCAAAGCCGCTCCCCATTCTAATCCAACGTCTAAAAACAAATCTCGCACTGTACTATACAAAAGCGCCCCAACATCTTTACGAATCTCCCCATACTTATACGCTCTCACAACACTTTTCACCCGCCAAATTAAATTTCCATACACTTTTTCATCAGCTAAAATCTGCTCTAATAAAACACCTTGCTCGAGTAATCCACTCTTTTTATAAGCAAACTCCACTTTACTCCAAAGTATATTAATCTTCTTTGGATTACTCGTCATCGGTATAAGTGCGTGTATGAAAGGTTTTGGTATATCGTGACGACAATACGTCTCATCAAGTTCGTACGTTATTACTCTTTTTTCTTTTATTTGTGGAATGTTTTTAGAAAGAATTGTTTCCCTCTCATTTTTTTGCTCATTTCCACTACAGCCATCTGCACGATCACCACTTTCACATGCGGACATTTTCATACGGTCATCCATGCGGTCAATTGCTGATTTAAGAAATACATATAAGTTAGCACTATATCCGCCGCGCCTATGCCTCTCTTTCGTAGCGATTCGCTTAACAATTCCCATTTCTTCTAATTTCGCAATAGAGCGGCGTACAGTTCGAATACTCTTTCTGAGTTTCTTCGCAATTGTCTCCATTAACGGACAAGCAACACCAACTGTTTCGTTCTTCTCATTAACCGCATACTTGCCTAACAAATGAATGACGGCAGAATCCGTCTTATTCAGTTGAAACTGATAACATTTAAAAACTTGTTTTTGATATGCATTAAACTCTTCTTTACTTCGAAATTCACTATATGGTTTCATTAAGTTATATAAGCTTCCCATTTCTATCACCTCATCTATATGTAAGAAACGGGAAGGGAAATTGGCGTGGTATATAATAAATTTTTTAATGGAGATGAAAAAATATGATTGTAATTAGCGCTTGTTTAGGCGGTATCGCCTGTCGTTATGATGGCAACGATAATCTCGTTTCAAAAATAGAAGAATTATTACAAAGAGAAGATACATTTCTCATTTGCCCTGAAGTATTAGGAGGTTTACCGACACCTCGTCCTTCCGCTGAAATCATTGGCGGTAACGGTGATGATGTGCTAGATGGGAAAGCAAAAGTAATGACGAAAGATGGGAAAGACGTAACAGATGCTTTTGTTAACGGCGCTCATAAAGCATTAGAACAGATAAAAGATTTGAATCCGGAATATATCATTTTAAAAGAACGTAGCCCATCATGCGGGAGTTCTACTATTTACACTGGAGAATTTAATGGAAATAAACAAACTGGTTACGGCGTAACAACAGCTCTATTTAAAAGACATGGATTCACAGTCATTTCAGAAGAGGATTTTGAAAACAGAAAAGGATTTGACCTTTAAGGCCAAGTCCTTTTTATTTCTATTATTTCGCAGCTAGTTTTTCTTTCACCTTCGCAGGAAGCTCGTCCTTCTTCACTTCTTCCCAAGCTGATACACCTTTTTTATCAGAGTGATAGACGCGTAAAAATGCTTCTTTACGAAGGTTCTTTTGCGCTGTAAATTCTAACTCTTTTTCTTTACCCTCTTTATCAAATCCAGTTAACTTATACTCAAAGTATTTGAATGGTTCACCTTTGTCACTTTTTTCATTTTTTTCAATTCCATCCGTTGTAATTTTAACATAATATTCATCCTTACCCATACGATTTAAATCACAACCTACTAATAGGCTTGCAAATACGACTAAAATACTAAAAAGTGCAATATATCTTTTCATTTCCTTCACCTCGTGTTTTTTTGTTATATTGTTATCTTAAATCCTTCTCTGTAAAGAAGAAATTCAAAAACATGACATGAATATTACACTTTTGTAAGATAGTAAAAAATCGTACTTACAACCATTCAAAAATTGTTATTTCTTTACTCTAAAAACAGTCATTCCATCACCGATTGGAATAAGTAATGATTCTAACCTCGGATGGTTCGCTACAGTTTCGTTGAATTTCTTCATAAGAAATGTCAAACCGATAACGAATTGTTACCTTTTATCCCACATCTTCTAAACAAAAAAAGACCCTTTTTTAAAAATGAATCCTAAAATCCATTTCTAAAAAGGGTCTCATTATTAAACACTTTTCATTAACACTCTTCTGGCTTACCAGCATTCGTCGCTGTACGGAAAGA
The DNA window shown above is from Bacillus clarus and carries:
- a CDS encoding MFS transporter — translated: MEDLQQHKSALEGSGKPLLKNTNFLFLWAATLFSSFALAFFTFSQTWYIAKTLNLEASLGVVFVALSIPRLIFMIIGGAVADKFPKKNIMFYSNIIRAILVATILTWFIVGDVTLYTFALFALFFGLADAFFWSADGSILPELVEKSRLTQANSLTQMTNQASVILGPVLGGILIKFSNYETIFTITILLLIVAAILVQKIQFTMPEQTDTDKGMFTSIKEGILYVKESPFLSTFLICSAFLNLFLIGPMQVGFPLFVKNVLHGDSLQFSYLEAAVGGGMAIGAVIVGFKNISRRRGLFCIIMMLLSGIFFLSINFSTVLWQALLAGIFYGITIAMAIVPLMAMIQSTVKEEMMGRVMSLLMLSSMGFIPLSYAFTSLALGIGIPIVTVMKSGAIAVIVFVLFVAIRVPVVRKFD
- a CDS encoding helix-turn-helix domain-containing protein; this translates as MGSLYNLMKPYSEFRSKEEFNAYQKQVFKCYQFQLNKTDSAVIHLLGKYAVNEKNETVGVACPLMETIAKKLRKSIRTVRRSIAKLEEMGIVKRIATKERHRRGGYSANLYVFLKSAIDRMDDRMKMSACESGDRADGCSGNEQKNERETILSKNIPQIKEKRVITYELDETYCRHDIPKPFIHALIPMTSNPKKINILWSKVEFAYKKSGLLEQGVLLEQILADEKVYGNLIWRVKSVVRAYKYGEIRKDVGALLYSTVRDLFLDVGLEWGAALRRSKGIPLFNPFKKEPCV
- a CDS encoding DUF523 domain-containing protein, yielding MIVISACLGGIACRYDGNDNLVSKIEELLQREDTFLICPEVLGGLPTPRPSAEIIGGNGDDVLDGKAKVMTKDGKDVTDAFVNGAHKALEQIKDLNPEYIILKERSPSCGSSTIYTGEFNGNKQTGYGVTTALFKRHGFTVISEEDFENRKGFDL
- a CDS encoding YxeA family protein; the protein is MKEMKRYIALFSILVVFASLLVGCDLNRMGKDEYYVKITTDGIEKNEKSDKGEPFKYFEYKLTGFDKEGKEKELEFTAQKNLRKEAFLRVYHSDKKGVSAWEEVKKDELPAKVKEKLAAK